One stretch of Mycolicibacterium fallax DNA includes these proteins:
- a CDS encoding NUDIX hydrolase, with the protein MPVAGAVRNDEEVVRMPMPGSPEVSPAWLRPLVDNLDGVPKAYRRRVPLDVLAAITAASATASLTGTRRDAAVLVLFSGAPDAGPDGGPPADADLLVTVRASTLRHHAGQAAFPGGAADPEDAGAVSTALREAAEETGLDTSRLRTFATLDKMFIPPSNFHVVPVLAYSADPGPVTVMDPAETAMVDRVPLRAFVNPENRLMVYRATGSKRMAGPAFLLNRMLVWGFTAHVISAMLDAAGWARPWDSKRVMELDDAMALVGGEDLTR; encoded by the coding sequence ATGCCGGTGGCCGGTGCGGTCCGGAACGACGAAGAGGTGGTGCGCATGCCGATGCCCGGGTCCCCCGAGGTGTCCCCGGCCTGGCTGCGCCCGCTCGTCGACAATCTCGACGGGGTGCCCAAGGCCTATCGCCGCCGGGTGCCGCTGGATGTCCTGGCCGCGATCACCGCGGCCAGCGCCACCGCGTCGCTGACCGGGACCCGGCGCGACGCCGCCGTGCTGGTGCTGTTCTCCGGTGCCCCCGACGCCGGGCCCGACGGCGGCCCGCCCGCCGACGCCGACCTGCTGGTCACCGTCCGCGCCTCCACACTGCGCCACCACGCCGGGCAGGCCGCCTTCCCGGGCGGTGCCGCCGACCCGGAGGACGCCGGCGCGGTGTCGACGGCGCTGCGGGAGGCCGCCGAGGAGACCGGCCTGGACACCTCCCGGCTGCGCACATTTGCCACCCTGGACAAGATGTTCATCCCGCCGTCGAACTTCCACGTGGTGCCGGTGCTGGCGTACTCCGCCGACCCCGGCCCGGTCACGGTGATGGACCCGGCGGAGACGGCGATGGTGGACCGGGTGCCGCTGCGGGCGTTCGTCAACCCGGAGAATCGGCTGATGGTGTACCGCGCCACCGGCAGCAAGCGGATGGCCGGGCCGGCGTTTCTGCTCAACCGGATGCTGGTGTGGGGCTTCACCGCGCACGTCATCTCGGCGATGCTCGATGCCGCCGGGTGGGCGCGCCCTTGGGACAGTAAGCGTGTGATGGAACTCGATGATGCGATGGCGCTCGTCGGTGGAGAGGACTTGACCCGATGA
- the marP gene encoding acid resistance serine protease MarP yields the protein MTSSQWLDIAIVAVAFVAAVSGWRSGALGSLMSLVGVVLGAVAGVLLAPHLVSGIDGDRMKLFATLFLILALVVIGEIAGVVVGRAVRAALENPVLRVVDSVVGVAVQLVLVLAATWLLATPLTTSGQPNLANAVRGSVVWGYADSLAPEWLREVPKRLSALWNTSGMPSVLEPFGRTPIAEISAPDPALATSLIVETVRPSVVKIRGVSPGCQKVLEGTGFVFAPNRVMSNAHVVAGSDSVTVESNGQSYDATVVAYDPNADISILAVPELPAAALEFNDDRADPGTDAIVLGYPGGGDFQATPARVREVIELNGPDIYRTTTLNREVYTIRGTVRQGNSGGPLIDRSGRVLGVVFGAAVDDDDTGFVLTAEEVRRQRDKVGNSERVPTGSCVG from the coding sequence ATGACGTCGTCGCAGTGGCTGGACATCGCGATCGTTGCGGTGGCGTTCGTCGCCGCGGTGTCCGGCTGGCGCTCCGGCGCGCTGGGCTCGCTGATGTCGCTGGTCGGCGTGGTCCTCGGCGCGGTGGCCGGCGTGCTGCTGGCGCCGCACCTGGTGTCCGGCATCGACGGCGACCGGATGAAGCTGTTCGCGACGCTGTTCTTGATCCTGGCGCTGGTGGTGATCGGCGAGATCGCCGGCGTGGTGGTCGGGCGGGCGGTCCGCGCGGCGCTGGAGAACCCGGTGCTGCGGGTGGTCGACTCGGTCGTCGGGGTGGCCGTGCAACTGGTGCTGGTGCTGGCCGCGACCTGGCTGCTGGCCACCCCGTTGACCACCTCGGGCCAGCCGAACCTGGCCAACGCGGTGCGCGGTTCGGTGGTGTGGGGCTACGCCGACTCGCTGGCCCCGGAGTGGCTGCGCGAGGTGCCCAAGCGACTCTCGGCGCTGTGGAACACCTCCGGCATGCCCAGCGTGCTTGAGCCGTTCGGGCGCACCCCGATCGCCGAGATCAGCGCCCCGGACCCGGCCCTGGCGACCAGCCTGATCGTCGAGACGGTGCGCCCCTCGGTGGTGAAGATCCGCGGCGTCTCGCCGGGCTGCCAGAAGGTGCTGGAGGGCACCGGGTTCGTCTTCGCGCCCAACCGGGTGATGTCGAACGCGCACGTGGTGGCCGGTTCGGATTCGGTCACCGTGGAATCCAACGGGCAGAGCTACGACGCGACCGTGGTGGCCTACGACCCCAACGCCGACATCTCCATCCTGGCGGTGCCGGAACTGCCGGCCGCCGCGCTGGAGTTCAACGACGACCGGGCCGACCCCGGCACCGACGCCATCGTGCTCGGCTATCCCGGCGGCGGCGACTTCCAAGCCACCCCGGCCCGGGTGCGCGAGGTCATCGAGCTCAACGGCCCGGACATCTACCGCACCACCACCCTCAACCGCGAGGTGTACACGATCCGCGGCACGGTCCGGCAGGGCAACTCCGGTGGTCCACTGATCGACCGCAGCGGCCGGGTGCTCGGGGTGGTGTTCGGCGCCGCCGTCGACGACGACGACACCGGTTTCGTGCTGACCGCCGAGGAGGTCCGCCGGCAGCGGGACAAGGTCGGCAACTCCGAGCGGGTGCCGACGGGGTCCTGCGTCGGGTAG
- a CDS encoding alpha/beta fold hydrolase, translated as MVAPPDPSAVRLGGPWRHLDVHANGIRFHVVEADPLTDADTAVAPTDRPLVILLHGFGGFWWSWRHQLRGLTGARVVAVDLRGYGGSDKPPRGYDGWTLAGDTAGLIGALGHTSATLVGHADGGLVCWATSVLHPRRVDAIAVVSSPHPAALKRAALTRRDQGRALLPTLLQHQLPRWPEHQLTRHNARELEALIRHRASPAWQQTADFAETIAQLRVAFRIPGAAHCALEYERWAVRSQLRSEGRRFMRAMDRPLTIPVLHLHGAADPYVLADAVTRSRRWAPHGRFVTIPGAGHFAHEEAPDAVNDQLGRFLGELRA; from the coding sequence TTGGTAGCGCCGCCGGACCCGTCGGCCGTCCGACTCGGCGGTCCGTGGCGCCACCTGGACGTGCACGCCAACGGCATCCGCTTCCACGTGGTGGAGGCCGACCCGCTGACCGACGCCGACACCGCCGTCGCACCGACCGACCGGCCGCTGGTGATCCTGCTGCACGGGTTCGGCGGCTTCTGGTGGTCCTGGCGCCACCAACTGCGCGGCCTGACCGGCGCCCGGGTGGTCGCGGTGGACCTGCGCGGGTACGGCGGCAGCGACAAGCCGCCCCGCGGATACGACGGCTGGACGCTGGCCGGTGACACCGCCGGCCTGATCGGCGCGCTCGGGCACACCTCGGCCACCCTGGTCGGGCACGCCGACGGCGGGCTGGTCTGCTGGGCCACCTCGGTGCTGCATCCGCGGCGGGTCGACGCCATCGCCGTGGTCAGCTCGCCGCACCCGGCGGCCCTCAAACGCGCCGCGCTGACCCGTCGCGACCAGGGCCGCGCGCTGCTGCCGACGCTGCTGCAGCACCAGCTGCCGCGCTGGCCCGAACACCAGCTGACCCGGCACAACGCCCGCGAACTCGAGGCGCTGATCCGGCACCGCGCCTCGCCGGCCTGGCAGCAGACCGCGGATTTCGCCGAGACCATCGCGCAGTTGCGGGTGGCGTTCCGGATCCCCGGCGCGGCGCACTGCGCGCTGGAATACGAGCGCTGGGCGGTGCGCAGCCAGTTGCGCTCGGAGGGCAGGCGCTTCATGCGGGCGATGGACCGCCCGCTGACCATCCCGGTGCTGCACCTGCACGGCGCGGCCGACCCCTACGTGCTGGCCGACGCCGTCACCCGCAGCAGGCGCTGGGCGCCGCACGGGCGCTTCGTCACGATCCCCGGGGCCGGGCACTTCGCGCACGAGGAGGCCCCCGACGCGGTCAACGACCAGCTGGGGCGGTTCCTCGGTGAGCTGCGGGCCTGA